The following are from one region of the Gloeomargarita lithophora Alchichica-D10 genome:
- a CDS encoding sodium:solute symporter family protein, producing MVVGIYLVFSLLLGLYLSRRGTRSLVDFFVSGRSLPWWLAGTSMAATTFSIDTPLYVCGLVAQRGVAGNWEWWSFGLTHVVMIYIFARLWRRSEIITDAELTELRYGGKPAAILRATKAFLFAVPINCIGMGYALLATVKVIDALDIWNSLGIDPGVNGKLWSVVGVSVLVLIYAGVAGLWGVVVTDLFQFVLALGGAVLVAGVALHHVGGMGTVVAHFQGTEMLRLWPWGEQVGLSASTLFGYMFVQWWAFRRSDGGGEFIQRLAAAKDEAEAERAAWWFNILNYVVRTWPWVVVALVARVIYPDLSDPELGYPRLMRDFLPPVLLGLVVASLLAAFMSTMSTLINWGASYLTRDLYQRFWRPQASQTELVTAGRLASVGVTALGAVAAFYAQDVTAVFRLVIAIGTGPGVVLILRWFWWRVNAVAEWTAMVAGFAIGLGTTVVPVIQIPDFGWRLMVTTGITALAWLIAMYSTAPESEATLNEFYRRIRPGGPGWRRQKQATGLAPLQDLGWELQRTLAGIGLLFGSMLGVGGFLLWQPLVGWGAWILAVGAGWWLAKLQRRVNPG from the coding sequence ATGGTGGTAGGAATTTATCTGGTATTCAGCTTGCTGTTGGGGCTGTATTTGTCCCGCCGGGGTACCCGCAGTTTGGTGGATTTTTTTGTATCGGGGCGTTCCTTGCCCTGGTGGTTGGCGGGGACAAGTATGGCGGCGACGACTTTTTCCATTGATACGCCTTTGTATGTGTGTGGGTTGGTGGCGCAGCGGGGGGTGGCGGGGAATTGGGAATGGTGGAGTTTTGGGTTGACCCATGTGGTGATGATTTATATTTTTGCCCGGTTGTGGCGCCGCTCGGAAATTATCACTGATGCAGAATTGACCGAGCTACGTTATGGGGGCAAACCGGCGGCAATTTTACGGGCAACCAAGGCGTTTTTATTTGCCGTGCCGATCAATTGTATTGGTATGGGGTATGCGTTGTTGGCGACGGTGAAAGTGATTGATGCCCTGGATATTTGGAACAGTTTGGGGATCGATCCGGGGGTAAATGGCAAGCTCTGGAGTGTGGTCGGTGTCAGTGTTTTGGTGCTGATTTACGCCGGGGTGGCGGGGCTGTGGGGGGTGGTGGTAACGGATTTGTTTCAGTTTGTCCTAGCCCTGGGGGGGGCGGTGTTGGTGGCGGGGGTGGCTCTGCACCACGTTGGCGGCATGGGGACGGTGGTGGCACATTTTCAGGGCACGGAGATGTTGCGGTTGTGGCCTTGGGGTGAGCAGGTCGGGTTATCCGCCAGTACGTTGTTTGGCTATATGTTTGTGCAATGGTGGGCGTTTCGCCGCAGTGATGGCGGGGGGGAGTTTATCCAACGATTGGCGGCGGCCAAGGATGAGGCCGAGGCGGAGCGGGCGGCCTGGTGGTTTAATATTTTGAATTACGTTGTCCGTACCTGGCCTTGGGTGGTGGTGGCCTTGGTGGCACGGGTGATCTACCCAGACTTGAGTGACCCGGAGTTGGGCTATCCCCGGTTGATGCGGGATTTTTTGCCGCCGGTGTTGCTGGGGCTGGTGGTGGCTTCCCTGCTGGCGGCGTTTATGAGTACCATGTCAACTTTGATCAACTGGGGAGCGTCCTATTTGACCAGAGATTTGTACCAACGGTTCTGGCGACCCCAGGCCAGTCAGACGGAATTGGTGACGGCGGGGCGGCTGGCCTCGGTGGGGGTGACGGCCTTGGGGGCGGTGGCGGCTTTTTATGCCCAGGATGTGACGGCGGTGTTTCGCCTGGTGATTGCCATTGGGACCGGGCCGGGGGTGGTGTTGATCCTGCGCTGGTTTTGGTGGCGGGTGAATGCGGTGGCGGAATGGACGGCGATGGTGGCGGGGTTTGCCATTGGTTTGGGGACAACGGTGGTGCCGGTGATTCAGATTCCTGATTTTGGTTGGCGGTTGATGGTAACCACCGGGATCACGGCCTTGGCTTGGCTGATTGCCATGTACAGTACCGCCCCGGAGAGCGAGGCCACCTTAAATGAATTTTACCGGCGGATTCGTCCGGGGGGACCGGGCTGGCGGCGACAAAAACAGGCTACCGGACTGGCACCGCTTCAGGATTTGGGCTGGGAACTGCAACGCACCTTGGCGGGCATCGGTTTGTTATTTGGCAGTATGTTGGGGGTGGGGGGCTTTCTGCTCTGGCAACCGCTGGTGGGCTGGGGGGCTTGGATTCTGGCAGTGGGGGCGGGCTGGTGGTTAGCCAAATTGCAACGCCGGGTTAATCCCGGTTGA
- a CDS encoding ABC1 kinase family protein: MAKGGQLEQMRRYDPQVIAAYYRWRPWRVVGRLLQVGWAILSFLLALGWDFATGREERQRPQRAAQLRRLITELGPTFIKVGQALSTRPDLVRRDYLEELTILQDQLPSFSNGVAHRLIEQELGQPVQELYREFSPQPVAAASLGQVYRGRLPSGEEVAVKVQRPGLVPQLTLDLYILRGVAHTVQPWLPIHMQDDLSLIVDEFGRKLFEEIDYLNEACNAEKFADNFRNDPTVKVPKIYWPLSSRRVLTLEWINGYKLTDAAAVQKAGIAMHQFVQIGVRAGLKQLLEFGFFHADPHPGNLFLTTEGQLAYIDFGMMDQLTQQAKEHLVDALVHLVNKDYRELAQDFIRLGFLPPGTDIDPIVPALELLWQEAVGSQLREFRFKQATDEFSDLMYRYPFRVPAHFALIIRSLVTQEGIAMNLDANFKIVDAAYPYVAQRLLMGETPEFRQRLLEVLFKDSRFQWQRLESLLSVTQGADGIDLQPVLGPALSYLFSDEGQFLRQQLILALTEDDRLHFAEVGRLWQLVQAQIRPRALLELAWNRG, from the coding sequence ATGGCTAAGGGCGGACAATTAGAGCAGATGCGGCGGTATGATCCGCAGGTGATTGCGGCCTATTACCGGTGGCGGCCTTGGCGGGTCGTGGGGCGTTTGTTGCAGGTCGGGTGGGCGATTTTAAGTTTTCTGCTGGCTTTGGGGTGGGATTTTGCCACCGGGCGGGAGGAACGCCAGCGTCCCCAGCGGGCGGCACAACTGCGGCGGTTGATCACCGAGTTGGGGCCAACCTTTATCAAGGTGGGGCAAGCCCTTTCCACCCGTCCCGATTTGGTGCGCCGGGATTATTTAGAAGAATTGACCATTTTGCAGGATCAGTTGCCTTCTTTTTCCAATGGGGTGGCGCATCGCTTGATTGAGCAGGAACTGGGGCAACCGGTGCAGGAGTTGTACCGGGAATTTTCTCCCCAGCCGGTGGCGGCGGCCAGTTTGGGGCAGGTGTATCGGGGGCGGTTGCCCAGTGGCGAGGAGGTGGCGGTCAAGGTGCAACGGCCTGGGTTGGTTCCCCAGTTGACCCTGGATTTGTACATTCTGCGGGGGGTGGCGCACACGGTACAGCCCTGGTTGCCCATCCACATGCAGGATGATTTGAGTTTGATTGTGGATGAATTTGGGCGCAAACTATTTGAGGAAATTGATTACTTAAATGAAGCCTGCAATGCGGAGAAATTTGCCGATAATTTTCGCAATGACCCGACGGTAAAAGTCCCCAAAATTTATTGGCCATTGAGCAGTCGCCGGGTTTTGACTTTGGAATGGATCAATGGTTATAAATTAACCGATGCCGCCGCGGTGCAAAAAGCCGGAATTGCCATGCACCAGTTTGTGCAAATTGGGGTGCGGGCGGGACTGAAACAGCTATTAGAATTTGGCTTTTTCCACGCCGACCCTCACCCTGGTAATTTATTCCTCACCACCGAGGGGCAACTGGCTTATATTGACTTCGGCATGATGGATCAACTCACCCAGCAAGCCAAAGAGCATTTGGTGGATGCGCTGGTGCATTTGGTGAACAAAGATTATCGCGAGTTGGCGCAGGACTTTATCCGGTTGGGTTTTTTACCCCCAGGCACGGATATTGACCCGATTGTACCAGCATTAGAATTGCTCTGGCAGGAGGCGGTGGGCAGTCAACTGCGGGAGTTTCGCTTCAAACAAGCCACCGATGAATTTTCTGATTTAATGTATCGCTATCCCTTTCGGGTTCCGGCTCATTTTGCGTTGATTATTCGCTCTTTGGTGACCCAGGAAGGGATTGCCATGAATTTAGATGCAAATTTCAAAATTGTGGATGCGGCCTATCCCTATGTAGCCCAGCGGTTGCTGATGGGTGAAACCCCGGAATTTCGCCAACGTTTGCTGGAGGTTTTGTTCAAAGATAGTCGGTTTCAGTGGCAACGCCTGGAAAGTTTACTATCCGTAACCCAAGGGGCAGATGGCATTGATTTACAACCGGTTTTAGGGCCTGCTTTGAGCTATTTATTCTCGGATGAAGGCCAGTTTTTACGTCAGCAATTAATTCTGGCATTAACCGAAGATGACCGCTTGCATTTTGCCGAAGTGGGGCGGCTTTGGCAGTTAGTTCAGGCGCAAATTCGCCCCCGGGCTTTGTTAGAATTGGCTTGGAACCGTGGGTGA
- a CDS encoding tetratricopeptide repeat-containing S1 family peptidase produces MTMIRATAGLMVLILGVGQVLNIAPRSMAPVVAQAALSKSQIAEVAERVTVLIQTPAGHGSGTIIGKNGDVYQVLTAKHVIESIKAGEEADITTHNGKVYRLNDRDIRPIPQVDLAMVQFRSSVNYPQAKLGNDLAVKRGMNVYVAGYPLPGQAITRPVLQFTSGDVTASSENILQDGYSLTYTNNTLPGMSGGPVLNERAELVGIHGRAEGSYQSTKQGTIALKSGFNLAVPIRTYTAWVNKQPIKINTTATTAQELYISGERKYNVGDTQGALADLNQLIKLDPNSALAYMSRGILKALNQKDYQGALADYNQALQLDPQNADIYGNRAFVRVMLRDFAGATADADQAIRLRANYDKAYILRGFVKSQMNDYPGALADASRAVELNPNLADAWLMRATAKVYLQNPQGALADVNQALRINPKEASSYAVRAIAKALRKRVVMRCGRLRKPSYKTIQEPCLMPAKR; encoded by the coding sequence ATGACCATGATCCGTGCCACTGCTGGTTTAATGGTGTTGATTTTGGGGGTGGGGCAAGTCTTAAACATTGCTCCCCGCTCGATGGCTCCCGTGGTGGCGCAGGCGGCTCTTAGTAAAAGTCAGATTGCCGAAGTTGCAGAAAGGGTCACGGTTTTGATTCAAACCCCGGCGGGTCACGGTTCGGGGACAATCATCGGCAAAAATGGCGACGTGTATCAGGTCTTAACTGCCAAACACGTTATTGAGAGTATTAAAGCGGGGGAAGAAGCTGATATTACCACCCATAATGGCAAGGTTTATCGCTTGAATGACCGGGATATTCGCCCTATTCCCCAAGTGGATTTAGCGATGGTGCAATTTCGCAGTAGCGTGAATTATCCCCAAGCCAAATTAGGGAATGATTTGGCGGTAAAACGGGGCATGAATGTGTATGTGGCGGGCTATCCTTTGCCGGGGCAAGCGATTACCAGACCGGTTTTGCAATTTACGAGTGGGGATGTGACGGCCAGTTCCGAAAATATATTGCAAGATGGTTATTCCCTTACTTATACGAACAATACTTTGCCGGGGATGAGTGGGGGACCGGTGTTGAATGAGCGAGCCGAACTGGTGGGGATTCATGGGCGCGCCGAAGGCAGTTATCAGTCCACCAAACAGGGGACAATTGCGCTAAAATCCGGATTTAATTTAGCGGTTCCAATTCGCACCTATACGGCTTGGGTGAATAAGCAACCGATTAAAATTAACACCACCGCTACCACCGCCCAGGAACTCTATATTTCGGGGGAACGAAAATACAATGTGGGGGATACCCAAGGGGCATTGGCTGACCTGAATCAATTGATCAAACTTGACCCCAATTCGGCTTTAGCGTACATGAGCCGGGGGATTTTGAAAGCCTTAAATCAAAAGGATTATCAGGGGGCACTAGCTGATTATAATCAAGCCCTGCAACTCGACCCCCAAAATGCAGATATTTATGGCAATCGAGCCTTTGTGAGAGTGATGCTCAGGGATTTTGCTGGGGCAACTGCGGATGCGGATCAAGCGATTCGTTTGCGGGCAAATTATGACAAAGCTTACATTTTGCGAGGGTTTGTCAAAAGTCAAATGAATGATTATCCAGGGGCATTGGCCGATGCCAGTCGGGCGGTGGAATTGAATCCCAATTTGGCCGATGCTTGGTTAATGCGAGCCACTGCTAAAGTTTATCTCCAAAACCCTCAGGGTGCCTTGGCAGATGTCAATCAAGCCCTGAGAATTAATCCCAAGGAAGCGAGTAGTTATGCGGTGCGGGCGATTGCGAAAGCCCTCAGGAAGCGAGTAGTTATGCGGTGCGGGCGATTGCGAAAGCCCTCGTACAAGACTATCCAGGAGCCTTGCTTGATGCCAGCCAAGCGGTGA
- a CDS encoding hydantoinase/oxoprolinase family protein, whose amino-acid sequence MTAGIKIGIDVGGTFTHAVAVDTASHQLLGKVRIPTTHRAELGVAAGVVQALQALLKLTGLAPGQIQLIAHSTTQATNALLEGDVATVGIIALSRRLLGWVTQAQTRVRDVELAPGQFLPTCHGWLATDGGVNPRDLERLVNRLQHQGAQVFVVTGAFAVDDPAPEQQGVTWLRQQGYLATAGCELSQLYGLGLRTRTAVINAAILPRMLATAQATEQAVRASGITAPVMVMRSDGGIMGIEEMRQRPILTILSGPAAGVAAALGYARVSEGLFLDVGGTSTDISVIIQGRPQVKTAEVAGKRLYLKALDVRTLGIAGGSVPRLQGTQVVDVGPRSAHIANLQYMSFTDTAPEPAHWQRQVLTAQHYLAVADRGEPAWTFTPTDAAMVLGLLGEDSLDSAVKTRLAWLAEDLGVTPTVLAQRVLDLASRRVQRVIERLIAEYELERRTLVLVGGGGGAGALVPYVAQKMGLEYWLAPDAEVIAAIGVALGLIQETIERSMVNPTPAEVRQLRQEVVQAVMRMGAHPATIRVRVEVDQRQQKITAIGTGALEFQTRREVSAPEPAQLLTLAAHALGCRPDQVQLVAARGDYAIYQRYASHRWRSPYAPVRVMDCDGVVVLKLQRAVVCPSTVGELGQRLGELLATHKTYGDGGELYPAVWVVVPERILDFSGLVTPAQMLALVGLELEAYAEATEIIVLLEVKV is encoded by the coding sequence ATGACCGCCGGGATCAAAATTGGTATTGATGTGGGGGGCACCTTTACCCATGCGGTGGCGGTGGATACGGCCAGCCATCAGCTCTTGGGTAAGGTACGCATTCCCACTACCCACCGGGCGGAGTTGGGGGTGGCCGCTGGGGTGGTCCAGGCATTGCAGGCATTGCTCAAGCTCACGGGGTTAGCACCGGGGCAAATTCAGTTGATCGCCCACAGTACGACCCAGGCGACCAATGCCCTGCTGGAGGGGGATGTGGCGACCGTGGGGATTATTGCCCTCAGCCGTCGTCTTTTGGGGTGGGTGACCCAGGCGCAGACCCGGGTGCGGGATGTGGAACTGGCACCGGGGCAATTTCTCCCCACCTGTCACGGGTGGCTGGCGACGGATGGGGGGGTGAATCCCAGGGATTTAGAACGGTTGGTGAATAGGCTTCAACACCAGGGGGCGCAGGTGTTTGTGGTCACGGGGGCCTTTGCGGTGGATGACCCGGCACCGGAACAGCAGGGGGTGACCTGGTTGCGCCAACAGGGTTATTTGGCAACAGCGGGGTGTGAATTGTCCCAACTGTACGGCCTGGGGTTACGCACCCGCACGGCGGTGATCAATGCGGCGATTTTGCCCCGGATGCTGGCCACCGCTCAGGCAACGGAGCAGGCGGTGCGCGCCAGTGGCATTACCGCCCCGGTGATGGTCATGCGGAGCGATGGGGGCATTATGGGGATTGAGGAAATGCGCCAACGCCCGATTTTGACCATCCTTTCTGGCCCGGCGGCGGGGGTGGCGGCGGCCCTGGGGTACGCCCGGGTTTCCGAAGGATTGTTTCTGGATGTGGGGGGCACCAGCACGGATATTTCCGTCATTATTCAGGGGCGACCCCAGGTAAAAACGGCGGAGGTGGCGGGCAAACGCCTGTACCTCAAAGCCCTAGACGTGCGGACTTTGGGGATTGCCGGGGGTTCCGTGCCCCGCCTCCAGGGAACGCAGGTGGTTGACGTGGGGCCGCGCAGTGCCCACATTGCCAATTTGCAGTATATGAGCTTTACGGATACTGCGCCAGAACCCGCCCATTGGCAACGGCAGGTGTTGACTGCCCAGCATTATCTGGCGGTTGCTGACCGGGGAGAACCGGCGTGGACTTTTACCCCGACGGATGCGGCAATGGTGTTGGGGCTACTGGGGGAGGATTCTTTAGATTCAGCAGTTAAGACCCGGCTGGCCTGGTTGGCCGAGGATTTGGGGGTGACTCCAACGGTACTGGCTCAGCGGGTGTTGGATTTAGCCAGCCGCCGGGTGCAACGGGTGATTGAGCGGTTGATTGCGGAGTATGAGCTGGAGCGGCGCACCCTGGTTTTGGTGGGGGGCGGGGGCGGCGCCGGGGCATTGGTGCCCTATGTAGCGCAAAAAATGGGTTTAGAGTATTGGCTGGCTCCCGATGCGGAAGTGATTGCCGCCATTGGGGTGGCCTTGGGTTTGATTCAAGAAACCATCGAACGGAGTATGGTCAACCCGACCCCGGCGGAGGTGCGACAGTTGCGCCAGGAGGTGGTGCAGGCGGTGATGCGGATGGGGGCACATCCGGCCACGATTAGGGTGCGGGTCGAAGTGGATCAGCGGCAACAAAAAATCACCGCCATTGGCACGGGGGCGTTGGAATTTCAGACCCGGCGGGAGGTATCTGCCCCGGAACCGGCTCAGCTATTAACCCTGGCCGCCCATGCCTTGGGCTGTCGCCCCGACCAGGTACAGTTGGTGGCGGCACGGGGGGATTATGCCATTTATCAACGGTACGCATCCCACCGCTGGCGTTCTCCCTATGCCCCGGTGCGGGTGATGGATTGCGATGGGGTGGTGGTTTTGAAATTGCAACGCGCCGTGGTGTGTCCCAGCACCGTGGGGGAATTGGGGCAACGGCTGGGCGAATTACTCGCCACCCACAAAACCTATGGAGACGGGGGCGAATTGTACCCGGCGGTGTGGGTCGTCGTACCGGAGCGAATTTTGGACTTTTCCGGGTTGGTGACCCCCGCCCAAATGCTGGCTTTGGTCGGTTTAGAACTCGAAGCCTATGCCGAAGCTACAGAAATAATTGTATTGCTGGAAGTGAAAGTTTAG
- the psaC gene encoding photosystem I iron-sulfur center protein PsaC — MSHAVKIYDTCIGCTQCVRACPLDVLEMVPWDGCKAGQIASAPRTEDCVGCKRCETACPTDFLSIRVYLGAETTRSMGLAY, encoded by the coding sequence ATGTCCCACGCTGTAAAAATCTACGATACCTGCATCGGCTGTACTCAGTGTGTCCGGGCCTGTCCCCTCGATGTGCTGGAAATGGTGCCCTGGGATGGTTGTAAAGCGGGGCAAATTGCCTCGGCTCCCCGCACGGAAGACTGTGTGGGTTGCAAACGGTGTGAAACCGCCTGCCCTACCGACTTTTTGAGTATTCGGGTTTATTTGGGGGCGGAAACCACCCGGAGTATGGGATTGGCCTATTAG
- a CDS encoding superoxide dismutase — protein sequence MGAKAAWADPPALAVSAFTVPPLPYAYDALEPIIDRRTMTFHHDKHHRAYVNSLNGAIAKYPELAGQSIEQLLQNLAKLPSDIQTAVRNHGGGHYNHSLFWESMRPPQASAPTGALGLALAQNFGDFQTFQEQFAQAGMRVFGSGWVWLVGDKTGQLQVMTTPNQDSPISVGLTPLLGNDVWEHAYYLNYQNRRADYLNAWWPVVNWPVVAQRYAALLGA from the coding sequence ATGGGGGCAAAAGCGGCCTGGGCAGACCCGCCAGCCTTGGCAGTCAGTGCCTTTACCGTGCCCCCTTTGCCCTACGCTTACGATGCCCTAGAACCGATCATTGACCGGCGCACGATGACGTTTCACCACGATAAACACCATAGAGCCTACGTCAATTCCCTCAATGGGGCTATAGCCAAATATCCTGAACTGGCGGGGCAATCCATTGAACAATTGCTTCAAAATTTAGCCAAACTCCCCTCCGACATTCAAACCGCTGTGCGAAATCATGGGGGGGGTCATTACAACCACAGTTTATTCTGGGAAAGTATGCGGCCACCCCAGGCGAGCGCACCGACCGGGGCATTGGGGTTAGCGTTAGCGCAAAATTTTGGCGATTTTCAGACATTTCAAGAGCAATTTGCCCAGGCCGGAATGCGGGTGTTTGGCAGTGGTTGGGTGTGGTTGGTGGGGGATAAAACCGGTCAATTGCAAGTTATGACTACCCCCAATCAAGACAGTCCCATCAGTGTGGGTTTAACGCCCCTTTTGGGCAATGATGTCTGGGAACACGCCTATTATTTGAATTACCAAAACCGGCGGGCGGATTACCTCAATGCCTGGTGGCCGGTGGTGAATTGGCCGGTGGTAGCCCAACGATATGCCGCATTATTGGGTGCTTGA
- a CDS encoding DUF5615 family PIN-like protein has translation MKFLIDEDCPLHLATLLTNRGHSAIHVKTSGLSGLKDTCLYLHKKNSA, from the coding sequence TTGAAATTTCTAATTGATGAAGATTGTCCCCTCCATTTAGCAACGTTACTCACCAATAGAGGCCATTCAGCAATTCATGTTAAGACATCAGGATTGAGCGGTCTAAAAGATACGTGTTTATATTTGCACAAAAAGAACAGCGCATAA
- a CDS encoding DUF433 domain-containing protein translates to MDGKTNQIVIHSDIQHGQAVIQGTRLPVAVVIGSLAGGMTYEEVMQESGISHQQILDALAYFGELLTMEQAS, encoded by the coding sequence ATGGATGGTAAAACAAACCAGATTGTTATACATAGTGACATCCAACACGGCCAAGCAGTTATCCAAGGGACTCGTCTGCCTGTAGCTGTAGTTATTGGCTCTCTGGCCGGTGGCATGACCTATGAAGAAGTTATGCAAGAATCTGGCATCAGCCATCAACAAATTCTTGATGCACTGGCTTATTTTGGTGAACTCCTGACGATGGAACAAGCCAGTTGA
- a CDS encoding peptidylprolyl isomerase: MGRFLLASLMLLYLVGCQANADSISSTPTSEGTIAMSSTNCNIPPELVQPLQGYPCLNGTATVDLVVNGQAITLEVNGVDAPVTAGNFVDLVQRGFYNNLTFHRVVREPQPFVVQGGDPKGNGTGGFIDPQTKRERVIPLEIKPADGKQAVYGRTFPEQNIRQAPQLKHNRGALAMARSQNPNSASSQFYITLAETSFLDGNYAVFGYVTKGMETVDKIKQGDRITSATVTKGLENLTTIK; the protein is encoded by the coding sequence ATGGGACGGTTTTTGTTAGCTAGTTTAATGCTATTGTACTTGGTGGGTTGTCAAGCCAACGCCGACAGCATTTCCAGCACACCCACCTCGGAGGGGACGATCGCCATGAGCAGTACTAATTGCAATATCCCGCCGGAGTTGGTGCAACCCTTGCAGGGCTATCCCTGTTTGAATGGCACAGCTACGGTGGATTTGGTCGTCAATGGCCAAGCCATTACCCTAGAGGTGAACGGGGTGGATGCTCCGGTGACGGCGGGGAACTTTGTGGATTTGGTGCAGCGGGGTTTTTACAACAATCTGACCTTCCATCGGGTGGTGCGGGAACCCCAGCCGTTTGTGGTGCAGGGGGGTGACCCCAAGGGCAACGGTACGGGGGGCTTTATTGACCCCCAGACCAAACGGGAGCGGGTGATTCCTTTGGAAATTAAACCGGCGGACGGTAAGCAAGCGGTTTATGGTCGCACCTTCCCGGAACAAAATATCCGCCAAGCTCCCCAACTTAAACACAATCGGGGTGCCCTGGCGATGGCGCGTTCCCAAAACCCCAATTCCGCCTCTTCCCAGTTTTATATCACCCTGGCGGAAACCAGCTTTTTAGATGGGAATTATGCGGTGTTTGGCTATGTCACCAAGGGCATGGAAACCGTGGATAAAATCAAACAGGGTGACCGGATTACCAGTGCCACGGTGACCAAGGGGTTGGAAAATCTGACCACGATTAAGTGA
- a CDS encoding photosystem I assembly protein Ycf4 has translation MVTETTAGQCYLDRVQGTRRLSNYWWAVVVGLGGLGFLLAGISSYTHLNLLPFADPTQLIFVPQGIVMGAYGVAGLGLSLFLWLLIGWDVGGGYNEYNKQTQQVKIFRWGWPGKDRRVELVYPLDEVQAIRVDVKDGFNPKRALYLRLRGKRDIPLTQVGRPLALSELEDQAARLAQFLAVPVEGL, from the coding sequence ATGGTGACGGAAACGACAGCGGGGCAATGTTACTTAGACCGGGTGCAGGGTACCCGGCGTTTGAGTAATTATTGGTGGGCGGTGGTGGTGGGCTTGGGGGGTTTAGGTTTTCTGCTGGCGGGGATTTCCAGCTACACCCACCTGAATTTACTGCCCTTTGCCGACCCCACCCAGTTGATTTTTGTCCCCCAGGGGATTGTCATGGGAGCTTATGGCGTGGCGGGCCTGGGGCTAAGCCTATTCCTGTGGTTGCTGATTGGCTGGGATGTGGGGGGCGGCTACAACGAGTACAACAAACAGACCCAGCAGGTGAAAATTTTTCGTTGGGGTTGGCCGGGTAAAGACCGGCGGGTGGAATTGGTGTACCCCCTAGATGAGGTGCAAGCCATCCGGGTGGATGTGAAAGATGGCTTTAACCCCAAACGGGCATTGTATTTACGTCTGCGGGGAAAACGGGACATTCCTTTGACCCAGGTGGGACGGCCTCTCGCCCTATCCGAATTGGAAGATCAGGCCGCCCGGTTGGCGCAGTTTTTGGCGGTACCGGTGGAGGGGCTGTAA
- a CDS encoding response regulator transcription factor encodes MPRILVIDDDAAITELVRVNLELAGYDVSDASDGVKGQALAVQLLPDLIMLDLMLPRVDGLTLCQRLRRDERTQDIPVLMLTALSQTQDKVEGFNAGADDYLTKPFEVQEMLARVRALLRRSDRMPQANHGEILSFGPLTLIPERFEAVWFNQTVKLTHLEFDLLHCLLQRHGQTVAPSDILREVWGYDPNDDIETIRVHVRHLRTKLEPDPRHPQYIKTVYGAGYCLELPALDGVGLAARNEMAAS; translated from the coding sequence ATGCCCCGAATTCTCGTTATAGATGATGATGCCGCCATTACCGAGTTGGTCAGGGTGAATTTGGAATTGGCGGGTTATGACGTGAGCGATGCCAGCGATGGGGTGAAAGGACAGGCTTTAGCGGTGCAACTCTTGCCCGATTTGATCATGTTGGATTTGATGTTGCCGCGGGTGGATGGGTTGACCCTGTGCCAACGGTTACGCCGGGATGAGCGCACCCAGGACATTCCCGTTTTGATGCTGACGGCACTTAGCCAGACCCAGGACAAGGTGGAGGGGTTTAACGCCGGTGCCGATGATTATCTCACCAAACCCTTTGAAGTTCAGGAGATGCTGGCGCGGGTGCGGGCACTTTTGCGGCGTTCCGACCGGATGCCCCAGGCGAACCACGGGGAAATTCTCAGCTTTGGACCTTTGACCTTGATTCCCGAACGGTTTGAGGCGGTCTGGTTCAACCAAACCGTGAAACTCACCCATCTGGAATTTGATTTATTGCATTGTTTGCTGCAGCGACACGGGCAAACCGTTGCCCCCAGCGATATTTTGCGGGAAGTGTGGGGCTATGACCCCAACGATGATATTGAGACGATTCGGGTGCATGTGCGGCATTTACGCACCAAACTGGAGCCCGACCCCCGGCATCCCCAGTACATCAAGACCGTTTATGGGGCGGGTTATTGTCTGGAACTGCCAGCCCTAGACGGGGTGGGACTAGCGGCTCGGAACGAAATGGCCGCATCCTAG